In Bos indicus isolate NIAB-ARS_2022 breed Sahiwal x Tharparkar chromosome 25, NIAB-ARS_B.indTharparkar_mat_pri_1.0, whole genome shotgun sequence, the DNA window CGTCGTCTTGTCCCACCGTCATCAGCCAAGCTGAAGACAGACAGCCTCAGCCTTCGGGGAGCCCCTCCATCACCCAGTGGGCGCGGTCATTTGACAGGCCAGAGAAGGAGCAGGGCCATCCTGATGGGGCCTACAGGGCGCCGAGGAGAGGAGGGTGCACAGCGGTGCGGCCCTTGAGAACTGGGACGCAGCGTGCGCTTCTGTCCAGCAGGGCTGGGAAGTGCAGAGCTAGGAAAAGACTCTCTGGGGTTGGCAACCAGAGAAGGTTTCATGAAAGAGGCGGAAACAGTGCTGGACCCGAAGGACAGCTGGGCTTTGCATGcgcagagaggaaaggagggccTCTCAAGAGTAGGCAGCTCAGGACCTGAGATGAGGCTGCAGTAGCTGAGAGGCCGGGTGAGGGGTCAGAGAGGAGTCGGGCAGCATGGTCATCTTCATCATCACATTTATTGACGGCCCCTGGGAGGCGGGGCTGGGGACAGAACATACAAAGACAAGGACCTGCCCTCAAAAAGGTTCCATTCTAAGGAGACGGGACAGAAAAATACAGAATGGTCTTTCCAGGGGATGGCCCACTGTCACCCCTGCAGGTCAGAAGCCCCTGGCCTACCTCGCCCCATGGTCTGGAGCCTGAGCGGGGCAGGTAGTGGTAGCCCCATGGCCATGGTGTCCCTGCCCCTGGGCCTGACCCCCTGGCTCCTAGGTGGTGGACCCCAGCACTGGGGGAAAGGTAGGCTCAGGACATGATGGAAAACACTCCGGTCAGCCGTGGCATTGTGCGAGCCCAGCGGAGGGGCAGGGGCGCTAGGGCCCCCTAGGCAGGGCCCCTTGAAGGAGGCGGGCAACTTCCCAGGCCCCTTCGAGTCAAGTTCTTGCACTGGGGCTGGCCCATCACCCAGGAGGCCCCAGCCGGGgagaaaaaaaaggcagaggttCCTCAGCGCCAGAGGCATCagaccctgcccaccccacccccagccctctctCTGGGCATCTCCCAGTGGACCCTCCTCCCCAGCTCAGCCTCCAGGGCCAGGGCCTGCCTAGGGCCAGGGGGAggggcctgcccctccccccacccaggcagtgggggaggaggaggagccacgCATCAAGTTTGTCTGGGCCCCCCATGGGGGGGCCATACCCTGGATCCTACCGGTGGGGGGGCTCTGGCTGCGAGGGCCGAGGGCTCAGCAGAGGGGCTGGGCCCAGGGGGCACCCGGGGGAGCCCTTCAGTGGGGGCACTGGGCGGGAGTCCAAGGGGGGCAGGCTCCGGGGCACTGCCGGCGGCCCCCGGGCGGCCCCGGTGGGCAGGACTGCGGCAGCGGGGAAGGATTTGGGGGGCTCCGCGGCAGCCGTAGGGGCTGGCTGGCCAGACCGCTCCCGGCGCcgcagcagctcctgcagcttctCCGCCTGGGTGCGCCTCAGGTGGGCCAGGGCCCGGCCTCGTTGGAAGGCGGGCAGGAAAGcctccaggctctgctctccCAGCAGCAGCTGCTCCATCTGCTCCTGGGACAGGAGGGATGGGACAGTTTAGGAGGACCATGACCGAAGACTCAGGGCTGGTCCTCtctcccccatcctgaatcccttcCAATGGACCCCACCGCCCCGGTCTGGGATGGGGCACTGAGTTCCAGCCTCGCCTGCCCCTTGCTGAGTGACTGTGGACCAAGTCCTCTCCTCTCAAGCCTTGATCACGATCACCAGACCTGCCGGGGCAGGGACGAGGGGGTCCAGGGATGGGGACACATGTGAAGGGGACGGGAGTCCATCTCCTCCAGGCCAGggccctccacctccacccctccACACCCTGAGCACTGTGCTCCCTCCCACTGTTCTGGGACGACTGACTGCCCCGGCTCCTCTGTAGCCCCAGCCTAAGCTGCCGGAGATGGTCACAGGAAGCCGGGGGAAAGTCACAGGTGGGGACGGTGGGCCTTGTGTCCAGGGCGGACAGCAATTCAGCAGGCCCTCCTGGGGGCCAGGCACTCAgggcaggcttcctggaagaggggcTCTCACGCCTGCAATGTAAGAATCAAGGGGAGGGGACAATGATAGGTTGGGTTCCCCCTCCGGGTCCCCAGGCCCAGCTGCCCCCTCCTCTCACCTCAGCCTCCTGCTcagcttcttccagctcagcctgCAGCCAGCCCAGCGCGCAGTGGGGGCTCCAGCGGTGCATGCTGTCCTCTGAGGGCCGCAGAGGGACGCAGTGAATAGCCCCTGCCCTCAGGGCCTGTCACCCTGGACAGACAGGCCGGAGCCCCAGGGCCCACTGCTGACTCTCTCCCTGACCTGTGTGTGCCTCTAcgcttcccctcccctctctggggcctcagtttcctcacctggacAACGCCCCACAGCATCAGTTTGTGTGCCCCCCGCACCCCGTCCTGGTGCgaaagaggaagcagaggctgTCTCCTAGAGCACCCCAGGCCCTTGGGCAGCGGGTCCCCTCTTCTCCCAGGGACCCATTCTGGTCTCTCCAACCCAGCTATACTCACCAACTGCTCACTTTCCCAACTTGGGAATTTCCCAGGAGTAGCACCCCTGCAAGCTTGCCCGAAGAAGAGGTGTGCCCAAGTTCCCAACCTTCAGAGCCTGGCAATTCccaggcaccccccacccccaccccgggcagTTCTCCCCGCCGTCCCTCACCCAGTCGCTGCAGCTTGTCTGCACAGCTCTCAGCCACCTCCCGGAGCTCCTGGTACTTGATGGCCAGGGCAGTGCGGCCCATCTCCAGGCGGGGACGCAACGCCAGATTCTCCTTGGCTAGCGCGTAGTTGGAAGCCAGGCACGCCTCGCGCTCCAGCTGCAGGCCTTGGAACTGCCGGCGGGGAAGAGCCCAGAGGCCCATTCAGGGACTCTCCCCACAGCCGCCGACCGCCCCCCCACCCAGGCGGCAGTGCCCACAGGCCAAGCCAAAGGCGCCCCAACCTCAGGATGGCGAGCCAACAGGTGGAGGCGCTGGGAGAGCCCAGACCCCACTTTGCCTCGGTTTCCTAGTCCACAAAGTGAGCTTAAAAACGTCTCCCTTATAGGGTTGTTGGGAGACTGAAGTGAGGAAAACTACGAAGGTCTCTACAAATGTTAGttaatctttaatttttcaattaataTGTCTGCTCAGGTCCCCGAGgagcccccctccctcctctgtcccaTTTTCCATGCATGGGCAGCTTCCCTCTCATTCCAGGCCTTTGTCTGCTTCCTCTTCAGGTGTTTGCTCCGAAAACACTCCCCATCCCCTGCTCTGACTCTCCAGAGTGAGGTGTTCACCCTGTCCCTGTCTGgcaccccctcacacacacacacccctcctcgCACTCCTCGTCTGCCCTCCAGTGGAATCCCCACACCCCAAGGAATAcacacccccttttcctccccgaTCCCCTAGCACCTGCTCCCAGCTCTCCTTCTCTTGCAGAAAGCAGACCCCTTTCTTTCCTGGCCCTGGAGAAGGCTTTTTCCTTCTGTTACTAGGCGGGCCaagcctcccctccctgcccctggagAACGCACTACCCTCCATCTGTCCCCTATAGGATGCACATGGCCCTCCCGCCTGCCTCCCTCCAATGTACACTTTCCCTTTCCGCCCCCCACAGACAACCAGCCCGGGCCTATCTCCTGTGAAATATACAACTTTCTCTCATGGTGGCCTATGGAACACACACCTCAGCTTTCAGTACCCCTCCCCAACGGAAAACACAAAGCCCCTTCTTCCACCCCCGGCATACGGACACCCTCCCAACGGTGCCCCCAGGTGTCAAACAGGCCCCTAGTTCTCCCTATGGAAGGCGCCTCCCCTTTCTGGCCCTACAGAACGTGGGTGTGCGAGCCAGGGCCCCCCACAACACAGCCGCCCCCCGGAACACACCTCCCTGGAGCATCCGCCGTAGGACACGCCTCGCGGCCATCCCTGGGGTGCACGGGCGCCTCCCTGGGTCTCCGGCGCGCCCCACCCGCCCCAGGCCAGCTCCGGGCGCCCCCTCCCCCGGGGGCGGCTCCGCCGGGCCCACTCGTACGTGCCAGGCTCCGGCGGCCCCGCGGCCCGGCCAGCGCGGCCCTTCGGTCGGTCGGCAGGTCCGACAGGCCGCGGCCCGtcccccgcgccccccgcccgCGCCCCCCGTGCTACCTTCCTGCTGAGCCGCACGATCCGGTCCAGCTTGGGCTCATCCTGAAGCAGGTCCCGGAGCTGCCCGGTGCTGAGGATCCCAAAGCGCCCCGGGCTGCCGGGCTCCGGCCCCGCCCGCGCCGCCCGGGCCCGGTACATGCCGCCCGCCCGCGCCCCCAGCTCGGCTGCTGGCTCGGCCCGCTCGGCCCGCTCCGCCCCGGCTCCGCTCCGCTCCGGCTCCGGCTCCGGGATCCGGCTCGGGCTCGATCTCCGGCGGCGCGCGGCGCTCCGCCGCCAGAGGGCGCCCCGCCCGCTCTTAAAGGGGCCGCGGcgtggaggctgggggtggggcgcgGAGGGGGCGGGCCGCACCCCTTCCCACCCCGGTGGCGGCGCGCCTCCCGCACCCGCGGATATCCTGGCAACCCATCATCCTTCCGCCGTCTGGATCTCTAGGGCCGCCTCTCTCCGCTCCCCTTCTCTCGGCCTTCAGTCACCACGCCTCCAGGCACGGACTCTCCTACCCCAGGCGTTTACAGGTTGCAAGGCTGTTTCACATTTACCCCTTGAATTCGAACGATTTTCTGAATTTGGCCAGGCTCCAGAAGCTCCTGACCTGCTGATGACTTGGATAAGTCATTCACCTCccccagcctcagttttcccttctACAAAATGGGGCGATGATACACAAAGTGAGGAAAAGAGGCAGTGAATGTTGAGTTccttggtttagtcgctaagtcatgtcggactcatTGGCgaagccatggactgtagcccgccaggctcttctgtccatgggatttctcaggcaagaatactggagtgggttgccattcccttctccaagggatcttcccaacccagggatcaaaccctcgcctcttgctttggcaggtggattcttgaccactgagccgccagggaagcctgtagagTCTCTTACCTGTAGTTAAATGAATACCTGATATGAATTACTGTTATTTCAGAGATGAGGATACAGATTCTCAGAGATGATGTCACCTACCCAAAATCACGTTCTAGGTGAAAGACAGACAATCTCAGTTCTTCCTGTATATGCAGGTCCTCAATCCAGCTAGAGGACGGAGGGTGTGCTGGAGATGtctgagaaagagacagacagatggaaTGGGGCAGGACAGGCTTGCTGATGCATTGTGAAGGCAACGCTTTGCCcacatttttcaaaacatttatttttatttatttggctgtgttggttcttacttgccacatgtgggatctttttttgtTGCGTcatgtgggagctagttccccaaccagggattgagcctaaaccccctgcattgggagtgcagagtcttagccactggaccaccagggaagtcctcttcctCCACATTTTTATGGTAACTGAAATTtggttttccttctccagactcaGTTGGAACATCACCACTTCCAGGAAACCCTCTTTACCTCCCCAGGCGGCGTTGTGTGCCCCACAGTCCCTGCTGTCCCTCCATCAGGATCCTGGATATTATCAAGAGCCCTGCCACAGGTCCCAGTTTATGAGCTCCTTGGTTCTTCTGTGTCTCCTCCAGACCCACTATTTCCGCCGTTCTTCCAGGGGCCTCCTAGACATTCCCTCCTGTCTGGCCCACCTTTGGCCCCCCTCCTCCAATCTTTCTTCACTCTAAGAGGCCTTGGTGAGATCTGATGGGAGCTCTTCCCTCAGCTTGTCCCTCTTCGTCACCAACCCCTCTTTATTCTACACCCACCCCAATGCCTTTCCTTCCCTCTCGCCTCCAGGAAGAGAAACCTCCCCTCATTCCAAAGTTAACGAAGTACCCTTGCTATGGGTCTCACCTTCACCTTGCCTCCTCTGAGAGCCTTCCCCCCTACTGTGGTTAgttatgtctctctctctcttttaaaaaaaattatttatttacttatttagttggctgcatcaggtcttagttgcaacaggCAGAATCTTTGTTGCCACATGAACAGTCTTTCATTGCAGTGCAAAGACTCTAGTTGTTGCatgaaggctcagtagttggggcgccCTGGACCCGGGATCCGACCTGTGTACCCTGCATAGCAGAACGGATTCTTTTTTTAGTTAAtatgtttacaaaatatttattaagcttcGCTGGTCTTAGATGTGGCACGCAGGATGTGCAATCTTTCAGTTGCGGTATGCGAACTCTTagtcatggcatgtggggtccaagtttcctggccagggatcgaagcccaggccccctgcattgggagtgtgaagtctaagccactggatcaccaaggaagttcatatgtctctctttctctgtctctttcatgTTTAATTTCTGCCTTTAGACTGATACGTCCCTTTCACCCCCacccagtattttaaaaagtacccGGTTATGaactgagtgtgtgctcagtcatgtccagctctgtgcgaccccatggactgtagtctgccaggctcctctgtccatgggatttcccaggcaagaatactggagtgggttgccatttccctctgtaTGAACTGAGTACCCCGCCCCCCAGTTGGTATTTTGAAATCCTAGCCTccaatgtgatgatatttggaggtggggtTTTGGGAGGTAAGTAGATGAGGTCATGAAAGTGGGTtcccatgatgggattagtgtccttctaagaagaggaaaagagaccaaagttttttctctctccaccatATGGGGTCACAGTTAGAAGGCCACCATCCGCGAATCAGGAAAAGAACCCTTACCAGAAgccaaatctgctggcaccttAATCTCgggcttcccagcctccagaattatgaGATAGGCAtcttttgtttaagccacccagtgtgTGGTGTTTTGTTGTGACAGTCCAAGCCAACCAACATGCCATCTACACCCTGCACTCCGTGCATTCGTTTCCTCATCAGCATGTGTGtgcgctcagctgtgtccaaccctttgcaaccccatgaattgtatcccgccaagctcctctgtccacggaattctccaggcaagaatactggagtgggttgctacttcctactccaggggatctttcccatctAGGGACCGAagccatgcctcctgcattggcaggtggattctttaccactgagccacctgggaagcccccatttccTTATACCTCCCCTTATTCCTTGACTGACTCTGACTTCACCCCACCACCACTTCAAGGACCCTGCTCTAGCCAAGGTCATAGACCGCTTCTGAGTTCCAGAGCCCTTCTTTCTCACATTCAACACCATCGACCACCATCTCTTTCCTGAGCATATAGCAGTCAGAATCCAGACATTTCACAAGTGTCAagttggcaaaaattaaaaagtcaggtAATATCAAGTGTTGGTGAGGTTGGGGAGTGACAGGAATGCTTACATGCTGCTAGTGGGAGAGAGAATCAGTTCACTGGAGAGCAATTTGACAAACTCGTAAAGAACATTCAATGTGCAGTGGACAGAGTAATAGACCCCAAAGTTGGCCACGTACTCATCCCTGAGACCTGTGGATATGTCACCTTCCATGGTGAAAAGAACTTTGCAGCTGTGATTAAATCAACGATCTTGTGATGCAGAGAGTATGCTGGATCACCCAGGTGCGCCCATTGTAGTCACAGGGGTTCTTagaagggagaggcaggagggtcaGAATCAGAGAAGACACAACAATAAAATTGGAGTGCTGGAGTCAGTGAGAAACTTGAAGGCAGTacgttgctggctttgaagacggAGAAAGAAGCCACAATCAAGcagcctctagaaactggaaaacacaAGGAAGTGGGTTCTCCCCGAGACATGCTAGAGGGGGTGCGCCCCTGCCAGTATCCTAACTTCAGTCCAGGGACATCTATCACAGACTCCTGAcatccagaactgtaagagattCTGTCTGTGTTGTTGGGTCCAGCggctgggactctgtgctcccaatgcaggggactcgggttcaagccctggtcaaggaactagatcccacatgccacaactaagagttcacatgccgcaactTACTTCCTGCATGCCGAGACGAAGATTCGAGATCGCACAttctgcagctaagacccagggcagccaaacaaataatgaataaataaattatctgTGTTGTTTGGCAATTTGTTATAGTAGCAATAAGCAGCTAATACAGACTTCTTGGAACATTCACTGCCTTGGACTGGAAGACAAGAACAGGAATGTTTGCAGTGACTCTACTTGTAATAACAAGAAActagaaacagcccaaatgtccagGGCAACAGAAGACTTCATACTACACACAGAAATGGGCACGTTGCAGCTACACATGTCAATCTGGCTAAATCTCACAAACAATACCTCAAATAAAGGCAGCAGTCTCAGAAGAGTACACTCAGTATAATAATGTTTATGTAAAATTTAGAAACATGCAGAGCCATACTTCATATTGCTTGGAGATATGTACAAAGTACGGGAACAATAAATAACCAAATTCAGCAGTGTGGCAGTCTGGCAGAGGATGGAATTGAGAAGGCAACAGAGGGGACTTCAATGGCATTAAGAGATagttcagggatttccctggcagtccagtggttaagactccattctgccaatgcaggcggtatgggttcaacccctggtagggaactaagatcccaaaagattttttttttaattagaattaaaGAGATAGTTCGGTTTCTTAGACTGAGTGTAGGTACACACAGGTGAATACTTTGGGataagtgctgcgctcaatatggcagcaaatctgtaaaacgcagcagtggccacaggactggaaaaggtcagttttcattccagtcccaaagaaaggcaatgccaaagaatgctcaaatgaccgcacacttgcactcatctcacacgctagtaaagtaatgctcaaaattctccaagccaggcttcagcaatatgtgaactgt includes these proteins:
- the VPS37D gene encoding vacuolar protein sorting-associated protein 37D, which codes for MYRARAARAGPEPGSPGRFGILSTGQLRDLLQDEPKLDRIVRLSRKFQGLQLEREACLASNYALAKENLALRPRLEMGRTALAIKYQELREVAESCADKLQRLEDSMHRWSPHCALGWLQAELEEAEQEAEEQMEQLLLGEQSLEAFLPAFQRGRALAHLRRTQAEKLQELLRRRERSGQPAPTAAAEPPKSFPAAAVLPTGAARGPPAVPRSLPPLDSRPVPPLKGSPGCPLGPAPLLSPRPSQPEPPHR